One Cuculus canorus isolate bCucCan1 chromosome 2, bCucCan1.pri, whole genome shotgun sequence genomic region harbors:
- the B4GALT6 gene encoding beta-1,4-galactosyltransferase 6 isoform X3, which translates to MSEISFDEIQQLFSKDLDIKPGGHWKPKDCKPRWKVAILIPFRNRHEHLPIFFRHLIPMLQKQRLEFAFYVVEQTGTQPFNRAMLFNVGFKEAMKDAVWDCIIFHDVDHLPENDRNYYGCGEMPRHFAAKLDKYMYILPYNEFFGGVSGLTVEQFKKINGFPNAFWGWGGEDDDLWNRVHYAGYNVTRPEGDLGKYKSIPHHHRGEVQFLGRYKLLRYSRERQYIDGLNNLIYTPKILVSRLYKNITVNLIPELAPVRDY; encoded by the exons ATGAGTGAAATTAGTTTTGATGAAATTCAACAACTGTTTTCAAAAGATTTAGACATTAAACCAGGAGGACACTGGAAACCAAAGGACTGTAAGCCACGGTGGAAG GTGGCGATCCTTATTCCTTTTCGGAATCGCCATGAGCATCTCCCAATTTTTTTCCGTCATCTGATACCTATGTTGCAGAAGCAGCGGCTGGAATTTGCCTTCTATGTTGTTGAACAG acaGGTACACAGCCTTTTAATCGTGCAATGCTATTTAATGTTGGCTTCAAAGAGGCTATGAAGGATGCTGTCTGGGACTGCATAATATTTCATGATGTGGATCACTTACCTGAAAATGACCGAAATTATTATGGATGTGGAGAAATGCCACGCCATTTTGCAGCAAAGCTGGACAAATACATGTACAT tcttccaTACAATGAGTTCTTCGGTGGTGTAAGTGGCCTGACAGTAGAACAATTCAAGAAGATCAATGGGTTTCCAAATGCCTTTTGGGGATGGGGTGGAGAAGATGATGATCTTTGGAACAG GGTTCACTATGCTGGGTACAATGTAACAAGACCAGAGGGAGATTTAGGGAAGTACAAATCCATTCCTCACCATCACAGAGGTGAAGTCCAGTTTTTAGGAAG ATATAAACTTCTGAGATATTCCAGAGAACGTCAGTACATTGATGGGCTGAACAATTTAATATATACTCCTAAAATACTTGTCAGTAgattgtataaaaatataactgtTAATCTCATACCAGAACTTGCTCCTGTTAGAGACTATTGA
- the B4GALT6 gene encoding beta-1,4-galactosyltransferase 6 isoform X1: protein MPLLRKVLRVSNRSMLAFIFFFSFSSSCLYFIYVAPGIANTYLFMVQARGIMLRENVKTIGHMIRLYTNKNTTLNGTDYPEGNNASDCVAQTTMYLPENFTYSPYQACPEKLPYMRGLIDVNMSEISFDEIQQLFSKDLDIKPGGHWKPKDCKPRWKVAILIPFRNRHEHLPIFFRHLIPMLQKQRLEFAFYVVEQTGTQPFNRAMLFNVGFKEAMKDAVWDCIIFHDVDHLPENDRNYYGCGEMPRHFAAKLDKYMYILPYNEFFGGVSGLTVEQFKKINGFPNAFWGWGGEDDDLWNRVHYAGYNVTRPEGDLGKYKSIPHHHRGEVQFLGRYKLLRYSRERQYIDGLNNLIYTPKILVSRLYKNITVNLIPELAPVRDY from the exons CAAACACATATCTCTTTATGGTGCAAGCTCGTGGTATAATGTtgagagaaaatgtaaaaacaatAGGACACATGATCAGATTGTACACTAACAAAAATACTACACTGAATGGCACAG ATTATCCCGAAGGAAACAATGCTAGTGACTGCGTTGCTCAAACAACAATGTATCTTCCAGAAAACTTCACTTACTCTCCTTACCAGgcctgtccagagaagctgCCTTACATGA GAGGCCTTATCGATGTCAATATGAGTGAAATTAGTTTTGATGAAATTCAACAACTGTTTTCAAAAGATTTAGACATTAAACCAGGAGGACACTGGAAACCAAAGGACTGTAAGCCACGGTGGAAG GTGGCGATCCTTATTCCTTTTCGGAATCGCCATGAGCATCTCCCAATTTTTTTCCGTCATCTGATACCTATGTTGCAGAAGCAGCGGCTGGAATTTGCCTTCTATGTTGTTGAACAG acaGGTACACAGCCTTTTAATCGTGCAATGCTATTTAATGTTGGCTTCAAAGAGGCTATGAAGGATGCTGTCTGGGACTGCATAATATTTCATGATGTGGATCACTTACCTGAAAATGACCGAAATTATTATGGATGTGGAGAAATGCCACGCCATTTTGCAGCAAAGCTGGACAAATACATGTACAT tcttccaTACAATGAGTTCTTCGGTGGTGTAAGTGGCCTGACAGTAGAACAATTCAAGAAGATCAATGGGTTTCCAAATGCCTTTTGGGGATGGGGTGGAGAAGATGATGATCTTTGGAACAG GGTTCACTATGCTGGGTACAATGTAACAAGACCAGAGGGAGATTTAGGGAAGTACAAATCCATTCCTCACCATCACAGAGGTGAAGTCCAGTTTTTAGGAAG ATATAAACTTCTGAGATATTCCAGAGAACGTCAGTACATTGATGGGCTGAACAATTTAATATATACTCCTAAAATACTTGTCAGTAgattgtataaaaatataactgtTAATCTCATACCAGAACTTGCTCCTGTTAGAGACTATTGA